A region from the Wansuia hejianensis genome encodes:
- a CDS encoding sugar ABC transporter ATP-binding protein: MSILKTEKITKIYPGTKALDQITVAFDSGKVHAFIGKNGSGKSTLVKIFAGAIQPTEGSFYLDDEKIVLHSPQDAIERGIATVYQELSLVPGLTVAENILMGRLPMRGKLIDWKRTYQMADQLLREYRVDISAKEVVASLSLWQCQMVEIVKAMSTNPKVIMLDEPTSSLAKNEIELLFGMIRELKKKDVIIIYISHKLQELWQIADTCTVLRDGRFIGKTVMQETSRQELVKMMFGEVEVKTRPEDLKAGGKVMLKVEGLTRKGCFEDVSFEVREKEILGIAGMLGAGRTELLRAIFGVDRFDSGRIFFDGQEIRNPNPVRMKEKGFALTPEDRKNEGLIQMMSVYNNLCVASIPYLAKHKFIQRKKEKAFVGRQIEELQIKVPDADLPVSSLSGGNQQKVVVGNWLNTDPKIMFFDEPSRGIDVNAKQQIFQVIWEQSRKGISSIMVSSELEELLEVCHRILIMHEGRIVKEIFPEDVTVDELYTLCMG; encoded by the coding sequence GTGAGCATTTTAAAGACGGAAAAAATTACAAAAATCTATCCGGGGACAAAAGCTCTTGACCAGATAACCGTTGCGTTTGACAGCGGAAAAGTCCATGCTTTTATTGGAAAAAACGGGTCCGGGAAATCCACGCTGGTTAAGATTTTTGCAGGCGCGATTCAGCCGACGGAGGGAAGCTTCTACCTTGACGATGAAAAAATAGTGCTTCATTCTCCACAGGATGCCATAGAGAGAGGGATTGCCACCGTATATCAGGAGCTGAGCCTCGTGCCCGGGCTGACTGTAGCAGAGAACATACTGATGGGCAGGCTGCCCATGAGGGGGAAGCTCATAGACTGGAAAAGGACCTACCAGATGGCGGACCAATTGCTCCGGGAGTACCGGGTGGACATATCCGCCAAAGAGGTAGTGGCGTCCTTAAGCCTCTGGCAGTGCCAGATGGTGGAGATCGTGAAGGCGATGAGTACGAACCCTAAGGTAATCATGCTGGATGAGCCAACCTCTTCGTTGGCCAAGAATGAGATAGAGCTGTTGTTTGGCATGATTCGTGAGCTTAAGAAAAAGGATGTAATCATCATTTATATCTCGCACAAGCTTCAGGAGCTGTGGCAGATAGCAGATACCTGCACCGTACTCCGGGACGGGAGATTTATCGGGAAGACAGTGATGCAGGAAACCTCGCGCCAGGAGCTTGTCAAGATGATGTTTGGCGAGGTTGAGGTGAAGACAAGGCCGGAGGATCTGAAGGCAGGCGGCAAGGTCATGCTGAAAGTGGAAGGCCTGACACGTAAAGGGTGTTTTGAGGATGTGTCTTTTGAGGTAAGGGAGAAGGAGATTTTGGGAATTGCCGGGATGCTGGGGGCAGGCCGTACAGAGCTGCTGCGTGCGATCTTCGGCGTGGACCGCTTTGACAGCGGAAGAATATTTTTTGACGGACAGGAAATACGGAATCCGAACCCGGTGCGCATGAAGGAAAAAGGGTTTGCCCTGACGCCGGAAGACCGCAAAAATGAAGGACTCATACAGATGATGTCCGTATATAATAACCTGTGCGTCGCCAGCATCCCCTATCTGGCGAAACATAAATTTATACAGAGAAAGAAAGAGAAGGCGTTTGTCGGCAGGCAGATTGAAGAGCTGCAGATCAAGGTGCCGGACGCGGACCTGCCGGTGTCCTCCCTGTCAGGAGGCAACCAGCAGAAGGTAGTAGTCGGAAACTGGCTGAATACCGATCCGAAAATCATGTTCTTCGATGAACCTTCCAGAGGAATAGATGTCAATGCAAAGCAGCAGATCTTCCAGGTGATCTGGGAGCAGTCCAGAAAGGGGATTTCCAGCATCATGGTATCCTCAGAGCTTGAAGAGCTTCTGGAGGTTTGCCACAGGATTTTAATCATGCATGAAGGAAGAATTGTGAAAGAAATATTTCCCGAAGATGTGACAGTGGATGAATTATATACCCTGTGCATGGGATAA
- a CDS encoding ABC transporter permease, with protein MNKAKLSKIFHTHMMEIILLVICIVIAFMAPGFFTVPNILGILRSAAFKGVIAFGMTMVIICGEIDLSISSTVAISGIIAALVADSLSAAGIMSLSAGIVVGMAVALVVSGGLGFFVGFIRTKFNIPTFIITLAMMNVVYGAAALLSKGFPLTNLPSWYNVFGAGNVLGIPVPAIILIIVFVIVHIIMSYTTFGRSVYAAGGNPEAARLSGVNVTKVKILVMVAVQVLAALGGIMCSSQVMSAAHNFGKGWEMDVIASVIIGGASLNGGIGNVKGTFIGIIFLGVLLNGMTLMNVNEYAQYIVRGGLILGAVLINTIQVAGRTGEK; from the coding sequence ATGAATAAAGCAAAACTGAGTAAAATATTTCACACGCATATGATGGAAATCATCTTGCTGGTGATCTGCATTGTAATCGCATTTATGGCTCCCGGTTTTTTTACCGTTCCCAATATTCTGGGGATCTTAAGGAGCGCGGCGTTTAAAGGTGTTATTGCATTTGGTATGACGATGGTTATCATCTGCGGAGAAATTGACCTTTCAATTTCCTCTACAGTAGCCATCTCCGGAATTATTGCGGCCTTGGTGGCGGATTCGCTTTCGGCGGCGGGCATCATGTCTCTTTCAGCCGGTATTGTTGTGGGCATGGCGGTGGCCCTTGTGGTATCCGGCGGGCTGGGCTTTTTCGTGGGATTTATCAGGACAAAGTTCAACATCCCCACCTTTATCATCACGCTGGCCATGATGAATGTGGTATATGGAGCGGCGGCGCTGCTGTCCAAAGGGTTTCCGCTGACCAATCTGCCGTCCTGGTACAATGTATTCGGTGCAGGGAATGTTCTCGGCATACCGGTGCCGGCGATCATACTGATTATTGTGTTTGTGATCGTACATATTATCATGTCTTATACCACTTTCGGCCGCTCCGTATACGCGGCAGGCGGAAATCCGGAGGCGGCGCGCCTCTCGGGAGTGAATGTTACAAAGGTAAAGATCCTGGTCATGGTGGCCGTGCAGGTGCTGGCAGCGCTTGGAGGAATTATGTGTTCCTCACAGGTAATGTCTGCGGCCCACAATTTCGGTAAAGGGTGGGAAATGGATGTAATCGCTTCCGTCATCATCGGCGGCGCAAGCCTGAACGGCGGAATCGGCAATGTAAAAGGAACTTTTATCGGTATTATATTCCTGGGCGTGCTGCTGAACGGCATGACTCTGATGAATGTAAATGAATATGCCCAGTATATCGTCCGCGGCGGATTGATCCTTGGCGCCGTCCTGATCAATACCATACAGGTGGCCGGCCGGACAGGCGAGAAATAG
- a CDS encoding ABC transporter permease: MNATNKVDFKKLLSKYSIILILIIIMVICTFANSSFLSASNLINVCRQQSVTIIIAFGEMALIICGQLDLSCGAVIALAGCLSVSSYKITGNMLLAFLVAVVIAVGVNLLNGIMVTKFMAPAFIATLATQTMARGAALYITNGQNIYEIGDYTVVGQGSLGIIPIPVIFMVCIFILMSYLMRHTRWGRSTYAVGGNSEAANASGINTQLVIMKAYILNGILVGIAAVLFMSRVNGGLPAGASGYEMDGLTATIVGGTSFTGGIGTPWGTVVGAFVVGFLGNIMNLMSIDSYIQQIVRGAIIAFAVIWDIYSKSRQTYKKGK, translated from the coding sequence ATGAACGCAACGAACAAAGTAGATTTCAAAAAGCTTTTGTCAAAATACAGCATTATACTGATCCTGATTATCATCATGGTTATCTGTACATTTGCCAACAGCAGCTTCTTAAGTGCCAGCAACCTGATCAATGTCTGCCGGCAGCAGTCAGTTACCATTATCATAGCCTTTGGTGAAATGGCCCTGATTATCTGCGGACAGCTGGATTTGTCCTGCGGCGCCGTAATCGCGCTTGCTGGCTGCCTGTCGGTTTCATCCTATAAGATCACCGGCAATATGCTTCTCGCATTCCTCGTGGCAGTCGTTATCGCAGTAGGCGTGAACCTGCTCAACGGCATCATGGTTACGAAATTTATGGCTCCGGCTTTTATCGCAACACTTGCGACGCAGACCATGGCACGCGGCGCCGCCCTGTATATTACGAACGGTCAGAATATATATGAAATTGGCGATTATACGGTAGTAGGCCAGGGATCACTGGGAATTATCCCGATTCCCGTTATTTTCATGGTATGCATATTCATCCTGATGTCCTATCTGATGCGCCATACGCGCTGGGGACGTTCTACATATGCGGTAGGAGGCAACAGCGAAGCGGCTAACGCTTCCGGCATCAATACGCAGCTTGTCATCATGAAGGCCTATATCCTCAACGGTATTCTGGTAGGTATCGCGGCAGTCCTCTTCATGTCCCGTGTAAACGGCGGACTTCCCGCGGGAGCTTCCGGATATGAGATGGATGGGCTGACAGCTACCATCGTCGGCGGCACCAGCTTCACGGGCGGTATCGGCACCCCATGGGGAACCGTAGTCGGTGCGTTTGTGGTTGGCTTCCTGGGAAATATCATGAACCTGATGTCTATTGATTCCTACATTCAGCAGATTGTCCGCGGAGCAATCATCGCGTTCGCCGTAATCTGGGATATTTATTCAAAATCACGTCAGACCTATAAAAAGGGCAAATAA
- a CDS encoding ROK family transcriptional regulator, whose product MFDKATNIELKRINRNNIYRTVIAQKKTSKQEIAYQLNLSLPTVTQNLNELMEIGLVEEKGTFQSTGGRKAKIISSNPRARVALGLDITRNHVNLVMVDLEASVLRSVRKRISFQADEKYFQTLKRMIHDMVKSVNVPPNHILGVGVSLPAIVGDDDKTLKYAPLLNTSLDLYQDLSPYIDYPYRFINDANAGGFAELYSGTTGKNTLYLLLSNSVGGAIIMDGKLYYGEGRRGGEFGHMTLVPDGRPCYCGKIGCVDAYCSALILSNAAGGSLETFFEKLEAGDVKCTEIWEEYLHYLVIVINNLQVSFDCDVVLGGYVGWHLEPYLDEIRKRVVERCNFETDGSYLHVSHLNAEASALGAALCYVNEFVNQV is encoded by the coding sequence TTGTTCGATAAGGCGACGAATATTGAACTGAAACGAATCAACAGAAATAATATCTACCGAACTGTCATCGCTCAGAAAAAGACATCAAAACAGGAAATCGCTTATCAGCTGAACCTCAGCCTTCCTACAGTTACGCAGAATTTGAATGAGTTGATGGAGATCGGCCTGGTGGAGGAGAAGGGGACTTTCCAATCCACAGGCGGGAGAAAGGCGAAGATAATTTCCAGCAACCCCAGGGCAAGGGTGGCTCTGGGCCTGGACATCACCAGGAACCATGTGAATCTGGTGATGGTGGATCTGGAGGCCAGCGTGCTGAGGTCTGTACGCAAGCGCATTTCTTTCCAGGCGGATGAAAAATATTTCCAGACTCTGAAGCGAATGATTCACGACATGGTCAAGAGTGTGAACGTACCCCCCAATCACATCCTGGGAGTGGGCGTTTCCCTGCCGGCCATCGTAGGCGACGATGATAAAACCCTGAAATATGCCCCTCTTCTGAATACTTCTCTGGATCTGTATCAGGATCTGAGCCCGTATATTGATTATCCCTACAGATTTATCAATGATGCAAACGCAGGCGGCTTTGCCGAGCTGTACAGCGGTACTACGGGTAAGAATACGCTGTATCTCCTGCTGAGCAACTCCGTGGGCGGGGCGATTATCATGGACGGGAAGCTGTATTACGGGGAAGGACGCCGCGGGGGTGAGTTCGGCCATATGACCCTGGTGCCGGACGGGCGGCCCTGCTATTGCGGGAAGATCGGCTGTGTGGACGCGTACTGCTCTGCCCTGATTCTGTCGAATGCCGCGGGCGGAAGTTTGGAGACCTTTTTCGAGAAGCTGGAGGCCGGAGACGTCAAGTGTACGGAGATCTGGGAAGAATATCTCCATTATCTGGTCATAGTGATCAATAATCTGCAGGTGAGCTTCGATTGTGATGTGGTGCTGGGCGGATATGTGGGCTGGCATCTGGAACCCTATCTGGATGAAATTCGGAAACGGGTGGTCGAGAGGTGCAATTTTGAGACGGATGGTTCTTATCTGCATGTGAGCCATCTGAATGCCGAAGCATCCGCGCTGGGAGCGGCTCTTTGTTATGTCAATGAATTTGTAAATCAGGTGTAA
- a CDS encoding SDR family oxidoreductase, translating into MYLEEMFGLNGKVAIVTGGRRGIGQVVACGLAKAGAEVVIFSRTLSPETVKMITDEGGKAYDIAVDVTDEKGVDEAVAEVMKRSGHIDVVFNNAGICIHEDTLEASIEDWRQVIDVNLTGEYIVARAVGRAMIENKIHGSIINMGSMSGTIVNIPQWQASYNASKAGVIHMTKSLAIEWAEYGIRVNSLSPGYIGTPMSADTPQELKDAWMPLIPQHRMGKPEELLPAILYLACDAAGYTTGSDVIVDGGYVSF; encoded by the coding sequence ATGTATTTAGAGGAGATGTTTGGGTTAAACGGCAAGGTTGCCATTGTTACAGGGGGAAGAAGAGGAATCGGACAGGTAGTAGCCTGCGGACTGGCAAAGGCCGGGGCTGAAGTTGTGATTTTCAGCAGAACCCTGTCGCCGGAAACTGTTAAAATGATTACAGACGAGGGCGGCAAAGCTTATGATATCGCGGTAGACGTTACGGATGAAAAGGGCGTGGATGAAGCAGTGGCAGAGGTTATGAAACGGTCCGGACATATTGATGTGGTGTTTAATAATGCCGGTATCTGTATTCATGAGGATACTCTGGAAGCCTCGATCGAGGACTGGAGACAGGTGATCGATGTGAACCTGACCGGTGAATATATCGTTGCCCGTGCAGTCGGAAGAGCGATGATTGAAAACAAGATTCATGGAAGCATCATTAATATGGGCTCCATGTCGGGAACCATAGTGAATATTCCCCAGTGGCAGGCCTCTTATAACGCATCCAAGGCGGGGGTAATCCATATGACGAAATCACTGGCCATTGAATGGGCGGAGTACGGAATCCGCGTAAACAGCCTGAGCCCGGGATATATAGGGACGCCCATGTCTGCCGATACGCCTCAGGAGCTGAAAGATGCCTGGATGCCTCTGATCCCCCAGCACCGCATGGGCAAACCGGAAGAGCTGCTGCCGGCGATCCTCTATCTGGCCTGCGATGCGGCCGGATATACGACCGGTTCGGATGTGATTGTTGACGGAGGATACGTATCCTTCTGA
- a CDS encoding substrate-binding domain-containing protein: MKRKVLATVLSMMMLSLAVAGCGTPKEESTAASGSGSKAASESGASSASSGGEAAASSSEKKGKEAKDIKVAGVVFQEDQFMMLMQKGYQAAADDYGVECMLANTNNDQAKEAELISTYTSQKLDGIAISPLNEQTSIQTLKVANESGLEIAVGNTKLKDAPFVCGGFTSDNYNIGELTGKEARKFIEENLDGKARIAIVEYQSLLPEQSTDRKNGFLDQLEGLDIEIVADQDAWMQDTAVQTASDILTANEASGGVDIIWAANDGGTIGSTMAVKNAGKAGKTFVFGTDAAEQQVELLRSEDNILQCVTGQNPYEIGYKTMEILIQTIQGEEGSFGQEVVVPGIVLSRTDPDGIDQFEKDLTERMGK; encoded by the coding sequence ATGAAAAGAAAGGTATTAGCAACTGTATTGTCAATGATGATGTTGTCATTAGCTGTAGCAGGGTGTGGTACGCCAAAGGAAGAGTCAACAGCAGCGTCAGGCTCCGGCAGCAAGGCGGCCTCTGAGAGCGGGGCGTCATCCGCATCGTCGGGCGGGGAAGCAGCAGCGTCCTCTTCCGAGAAAAAAGGTAAGGAAGCCAAGGATATCAAAGTGGCTGGCGTAGTATTCCAGGAGGATCAGTTTATGATGCTGATGCAGAAAGGATATCAGGCGGCTGCTGATGATTACGGGGTAGAGTGCATGCTGGCCAACACAAATAACGACCAGGCAAAGGAAGCAGAGCTGATTTCTACATATACATCTCAGAAGCTGGACGGTATCGCGATTTCACCGCTGAATGAACAGACGTCTATTCAAACGCTTAAAGTTGCGAATGAGAGCGGGCTGGAGATTGCGGTGGGAAATACGAAGCTAAAGGATGCGCCTTTCGTTTGCGGCGGCTTTACTTCTGATAACTACAACATCGGAGAACTGACAGGCAAGGAAGCGCGTAAATTCATAGAGGAAAATCTGGACGGGAAAGCCAGGATTGCGATTGTTGAGTACCAGTCACTGCTTCCGGAGCAATCCACAGACAGGAAGAACGGTTTTCTGGATCAGCTGGAAGGGCTGGACATTGAAATAGTGGCGGATCAGGATGCCTGGATGCAGGATACCGCGGTACAGACGGCCAGCGATATCTTGACAGCCAATGAAGCCAGCGGAGGAGTTGACATTATCTGGGCAGCCAATGACGGCGGGACCATCGGATCAACCATGGCCGTTAAGAATGCCGGAAAAGCGGGAAAGACCTTTGTATTTGGGACAGATGCCGCGGAGCAGCAGGTGGAGCTTCTGAGATCCGAGGACAATATCCTGCAGTGCGTAACCGGACAGAATCCGTATGAAATCGGATATAAGACTATGGAAATCCTGATTCAGACGATCCAGGGGGAGGAAGGTTCCTTTGGCCAGGAAGTAGTTGTTCCCGGCATCGTTCTGAGCAGGACAGATCCGGATGGAATTGACCAGTTTGAAAAAGACCTGACTGAGAGAATGGGAAAATAA
- a CDS encoding class II fructose-bisphosphate aldolase, with product MSLATLKEVLDDARQKKYGVGNFDVFNLEMLRGVIEAAEETESPVILAYAESFETLADIRHYGKLLRSYAEAASVPVVIHCDHAVTLEEIQRVLESGFTSVMIDASDKTFEENVRITRKAVEMARPFHASVESEIGHVAGLEALFENDHNVFTDPETARKFAEATEVDALAVSIGNVHGVYRKEPDIQFELLERLEQEVPVPLVLHGASGISDEDTRRMVRCGITKVNYYTDLCIAASDCIRQNADKHYYELSKAVVDAVKEAAKAKMLLLK from the coding sequence ATGAGCCTGGCGACACTAAAGGAAGTGCTGGATGATGCGAGACAGAAAAAATATGGAGTGGGGAATTTTGATGTATTTAACCTGGAAATGCTGAGAGGGGTCATTGAAGCCGCAGAGGAGACAGAATCTCCGGTGATCCTGGCGTATGCGGAGTCCTTTGAAACGCTGGCGGACATCCGCCATTACGGGAAATTGCTGCGCTCTTATGCGGAGGCAGCATCGGTACCGGTAGTGATACACTGCGACCATGCGGTAACCCTGGAAGAGATACAGAGAGTTCTGGAAAGTGGTTTTACATCGGTGATGATTGATGCTTCTGATAAAACCTTTGAGGAAAATGTCAGAATTACCAGGAAGGCAGTGGAAATGGCGCGGCCTTTCCATGCCTCTGTAGAATCGGAAATCGGGCATGTGGCAGGTCTGGAAGCTTTGTTTGAAAATGACCATAACGTATTTACCGATCCTGAAACGGCCAGAAAATTTGCCGAAGCCACGGAGGTGGACGCCCTGGCCGTGTCTATTGGCAATGTGCATGGAGTCTACCGGAAGGAACCGGATATACAATTTGAGCTTCTGGAACGGCTGGAGCAGGAGGTTCCGGTTCCGCTGGTCCTTCACGGCGCATCGGGGATTTCGGATGAGGATACCCGGCGCATGGTGAGGTGCGGGATTACAAAAGTCAATTATTATACGGATTTATGTATTGCTGCCTCCGATTGCATCCGGCAAAACGCGGATAAGCACTATTACGAGCTCAGCAAGGCGGTTGTGGATGCTGTGAAAGAGGCGGCTAAAGCGAAGATGCTTCTTCTGAAATAA
- a CDS encoding sugar ABC transporter ATP-binding protein, whose translation MAENQTILELQHISKYFPGVKALDDVNFKLKKGTVHVLCGENGAGKSTLMKIIDGVYQADKGDVFINGKKTVIRDPLHAKANGIAMIFQELSYVPDMTLEENLCLGSWPKKGARIDWKTVRRRTLDLLKQEGLPYAPDVKLRSLSVSDIQMIEILKAVSYDARIIIMDEPTSAITDKEVKVLFQKIADLKARGASIIYISHKMDEIFQIADEITVFRDGKSIITKDAADLTVDQVVEYMVGRKIENQYPKEQIPIGDEILSVEGLTQPGIFENVNFHVKAGEIVGFAGLMGAGRTEIMRAIFGLDPYSSGKIRIKGKDVHIKNVRQSIRNGLAMLTEDRRRTGIVPILSVKYNTTLASLDKIIYKGLLHSGEENRVVKDSCDSMKVKTPSYETPIANLSGGNQQKVVLAKWLICNPQILIADEPTRGIDVGAKREIYELMNKFASNGKGIIMISSELPELIGICDRIYVVSEGHIAGMLSRSEFSQEAIMQLAVSNVQKEREA comes from the coding sequence AAAGCTCTGGACGATGTGAATTTCAAGCTGAAAAAGGGCACGGTTCACGTTCTGTGCGGAGAAAACGGGGCTGGAAAATCTACGTTGATGAAAATCATTGACGGGGTTTATCAGGCAGATAAGGGAGATGTTTTTATCAATGGCAAGAAAACAGTCATCAGAGATCCGCTTCATGCGAAGGCGAACGGAATCGCGATGATCTTTCAGGAGCTGTCCTATGTTCCTGATATGACTTTGGAGGAAAATCTCTGCCTGGGAAGCTGGCCGAAGAAGGGTGCGAGAATTGACTGGAAGACGGTGCGCCGCCGCACACTTGACCTGTTGAAGCAGGAAGGCTTGCCTTATGCTCCGGATGTGAAGCTGCGCAGCCTCAGCGTATCCGACATCCAGATGATTGAGATCCTGAAAGCGGTTTCCTATGATGCACGGATCATCATCATGGACGAGCCCACATCTGCAATTACTGATAAGGAAGTAAAGGTTCTCTTTCAGAAGATCGCGGACCTGAAGGCAAGAGGTGCCAGCATCATCTATATTTCACATAAGATGGACGAGATTTTCCAGATTGCCGATGAAATTACGGTATTTCGTGACGGCAAATCCATCATCACGAAGGATGCCGCGGATCTGACCGTCGATCAGGTTGTTGAGTATATGGTTGGAAGGAAGATTGAGAACCAGTATCCCAAAGAACAGATTCCGATTGGAGACGAAATCCTGAGCGTGGAAGGCCTGACTCAGCCGGGAATTTTTGAAAATGTCAATTTCCATGTCAAAGCCGGTGAAATCGTAGGCTTTGCCGGGCTGATGGGCGCGGGGCGGACAGAGATCATGCGCGCGATCTTCGGTCTGGACCCCTACTCCTCCGGTAAGATCCGGATCAAGGGGAAGGACGTACATATTAAAAATGTCAGACAGAGTATCAGGAATGGGCTGGCGATGCTGACGGAAGACAGGCGCCGGACGGGAATCGTTCCAATCCTCAGTGTGAAATACAATACCACGCTGGCTTCTCTGGACAAGATCATCTACAAGGGACTGCTGCACAGCGGCGAGGAGAACAGAGTTGTGAAGGATTCCTGCGACAGCATGAAGGTGAAGACGCCTTCCTATGAGACGCCGATCGCGAATCTGAGCGGAGGAAACCAACAGAAGGTCGTCCTTGCTAAATGGCTGATCTGTAATCCACAGATACTGATTGCAGATGAACCGACCAGAGGAATTGATGTGGGCGCCAAGCGTGAGATCTATGAACTTATGAATAAGTTTGCCTCGAACGGGAAGGGGATTATCATGATCTCTTCAGAATTACCGGAGCTGATTGGAATCTGCGACCGGATCTATGTCGTAAGTGAAGGCCATATTGCCGGAATGCTTTCAAGATCAGAATTTTCACAGGAAGCGATTATGCAGCTGGCCGTTTCAAATGTTCAGAAAGAAAGGGAGGCGTAA
- a CDS encoding helix-turn-helix transcriptional regulator, whose protein sequence is MPTAINWKDEYFVSKERIVLTNHEISIPGIRLLATHKIQNAILPLIPHYHENAFEFTLVVKGSMSFYTDHKEYSVPGGSVFVSFPDEIHSTNDIPISLNHQYWIQVDISNPRNFLYLNEDTALELIHDLSSISRHVVATDNKEIRRAIEKAFQLCQISGHHRQAAAYLLIFLELLIASSQESRYHRSPDIEKAVTYIREHITEELSLDDLARLSNLSTSQFKQKFRHVVGISPRNYINEKKISHSKKLLMEGHSVTDVAMNLSFNSSSYFSTVFKKYTMKTPYQYISEHRVNK, encoded by the coding sequence ATGCCAACTGCGATTAACTGGAAAGATGAATATTTTGTATCAAAGGAAAGAATCGTACTGACCAACCACGAAATCAGCATTCCGGGAATCAGGCTCCTCGCCACCCATAAGATCCAGAACGCTATCCTCCCGCTGATTCCTCATTACCACGAGAACGCATTTGAATTCACTCTGGTCGTGAAGGGAAGTATGTCCTTCTATACCGATCACAAGGAATACAGCGTGCCGGGCGGGAGCGTATTTGTCTCCTTTCCTGACGAGATTCACAGCACCAATGACATACCGATTTCCTTGAACCATCAGTACTGGATCCAGGTGGATATCAGCAATCCCCGGAATTTTCTTTATTTAAACGAGGATACCGCCCTGGAGCTGATCCATGACCTGTCGTCGATCAGCCGCCATGTCGTCGCCACCGACAATAAGGAGATCCGCAGAGCCATCGAAAAAGCCTTTCAGCTCTGCCAGATATCCGGCCATCACCGCCAAGCGGCGGCATATTTGCTTATTTTTCTGGAGCTGCTGATCGCTTCTTCCCAGGAATCCCGATACCACAGATCGCCTGATATCGAAAAAGCGGTCACCTATATCAGGGAACACATCACTGAAGAATTGTCACTGGACGATCTGGCCAGGCTCAGCAACCTGTCCACCTCTCAGTTTAAACAGAAATTCCGGCATGTTGTGGGAATATCCCCCCGGAATTATATCAACGAGAAAAAAATCTCTCATTCAAAGAAATTGCTGATGGAGGGCCATTCCGTCACGGACGTGGCCATGAACCTATCTTTTAACAGTAGTAGTTATTTTTCTACCGTTTTTAAGAAATACACGATGAAGACCCCCTACCAGTACATTTCTGAACACAGAGTAAACAAATAA
- a CDS encoding sugar ABC transporter substrate-binding protein, producing MKKRILALMCAVVLGGSLAACGSSGGTDAKSTASSGSKAESSAASSSASGEEKTGGFKVAYIARNQSDPFAAELVNQFTLQAEQYKDTFTLDTFDSQADSEKENSIIEDCITKKYDCIIIQPNDGELQKPYCQKILDAGLFCITTNAAIRDLEGGSWVDGDPYAQGEAIAKLAAENVPENGVVGILNCMPGNFHTTSRYEAIKAEFMDKRTDCKIIGDFMVEEATEAAAMSVMEDWATSYGRIDCMLTTADLLGNGSYEAVKDDATYEGMQVYSVDCLAKTVLEIKDGVYTAAVYQNPPALAAANLDAAYKLLTGAETVVETSVDSLLCTADNVDQFIQMYIEQGQITKEEAAEHGYTEGSVKSILEEA from the coding sequence ATGAAGAAAAGAATTTTAGCGTTAATGTGTGCAGTTGTATTGGGCGGTTCACTGGCAGCCTGCGGTTCTTCAGGCGGAACAGACGCAAAATCCACAGCTTCCAGCGGTTCCAAAGCAGAGAGCAGCGCGGCAAGCTCATCAGCATCCGGTGAAGAAAAGACCGGCGGCTTCAAAGTGGCTTATATCGCCCGTAACCAGTCCGATCCCTTTGCGGCAGAGCTGGTGAATCAGTTCACCCTGCAGGCAGAGCAGTACAAGGATACCTTTACACTGGATACCTTTGATTCACAGGCAGACAGCGAGAAGGAAAACTCCATCATCGAGGACTGTATCACGAAGAAATATGACTGTATCATCATCCAGCCCAACGACGGCGAGCTGCAGAAGCCGTACTGCCAGAAGATTCTGGACGCAGGCCTTTTCTGTATCACAACTAACGCAGCGATCCGTGACCTGGAAGGCGGCTCCTGGGTTGACGGCGATCCGTACGCACAGGGCGAAGCGATTGCAAAACTGGCGGCAGAGAACGTTCCGGAAAACGGAGTCGTAGGAATTCTGAACTGCATGCCCGGAAACTTCCACACCACATCCCGTTATGAAGCGATCAAGGCGGAGTTCATGGACAAGAGAACAGATTGCAAGATCATCGGCGATTTCATGGTAGAAGAAGCCACAGAAGCAGCAGCTATGTCGGTAATGGAAGACTGGGCAACCTCTTATGGACGCATCGACTGCATGCTGACCACCGCCGACCTGCTGGGCAATGGATCTTATGAAGCGGTCAAGGACGACGCTACATACGAGGGAATGCAGGTTTACTCTGTTGACTGTCTGGCTAAGACCGTTCTTGAAATCAAAGACGGCGTTTATACCGCAGCCGTATACCAGAATCCTCCGGCACTGGCTGCCGCTAACCTGGATGCAGCCTACAAGCTTCTGACAGGCGCTGAAACGGTTGTTGAGACTTCTGTTGATTCTCTGCTCTGTACTGCAGACAATGTAGATCAGTTTATCCAGATGTACATTGAGCAGGGACAGATCACCAAAGAAGAAGCGGCAGAGCACGGCTACACGGAAGGCAGCGTCAAATCAATTCTTGAGGAAGCATAA